The following are encoded in a window of Flavobacterium cupriresistens genomic DNA:
- a CDS encoding polysaccharide deacetylase family protein: protein MSFYWVKTNSFIKRVFSKYCWDIPNNEKKIYLTFDDGPTPEITDWVLSELKKFDAKATFFCIGKNIKANLSLFEKLITEGHSIGNHTMNHVNGWKIHTNDYIENVKNCAHVLEEQEKTGSRLLFRPPYGKIKKAQSKILRKLGYKIVMWDVLSADFDRSITPQKCLENVTKNVKSGSVIVFHDSIKASPNLKFALPKTLHFLKENGYTFDIIH from the coding sequence ATGAGCTTTTATTGGGTAAAAACAAATTCATTTATAAAAAGGGTATTTTCTAAATATTGCTGGGACATTCCCAACAACGAAAAGAAGATATACCTCACCTTTGACGACGGCCCTACTCCGGAGATTACAGATTGGGTTTTATCTGAGTTGAAAAAGTTTGATGCCAAAGCCACTTTTTTCTGTATCGGAAAAAACATAAAAGCAAATTTGTCGCTATTTGAGAAATTGATCACAGAAGGACACTCCATTGGAAATCACACGATGAACCACGTAAACGGATGGAAAATTCACACGAATGATTATATCGAAAATGTTAAAAATTGCGCACACGTATTAGAAGAACAGGAAAAAACAGGTAGTCGTCTGCTTTTTCGTCCTCCTTACGGGAAAATCAAAAAAGCGCAATCTAAAATTCTACGCAAACTAGGCTACAAAATAGTAATGTGGGATGTTCTGAGTGCTGATTTTGACCGTTCTATTACTCCTCAAAAATGTTTGGAGAATGTTACGAAAAATGTAAAGTCAGGAAGTGTGATTGTATTTCATGACAGCATAAAGGCTTCACCGAATTTAAAATTCGCCTTGCCTAAAACCTTGCATTTTTTAAAAGAAAATGGATATACGTTTGATATTATTCACTAA
- a CDS encoding glycosyltransferase family 117 protein: MAQFNFNKWNTIIGWFAFAIALITYTLTVEPTMSFWDCGEYIATAAKLEVGHPPGAPLYQMMGAFFAMFATDNQHVALMVNMMSVFSSAFTILFLFWSSSMILKKIIARFSEINQNNSIVILGSSFIGALAFTFSDSFWFNAVEAEVYAMASLLIALLFWLGLRWEQDMDKPKGNKWLLVISLVIGLSFGVHFMALLTIPSIGFLYYFKHYEKVTIKNFLIANVVVIGVLLFIFKLLLPLTMAFFGKTEIFMVNSMGLPFNSGTIFVALLLIAFFYFGLKFTKQKGLIFYNTIILCILFILIGFSTWMMLPVRANANTVINENKPSDATEVLAYYNREQYGVNPLFYGPQYTEVFAGLDAKTPYLDKKPNYERDYKTGKYIITNNYKNAEQNTDDNQKTILPRMWSTEPGHIENYIGFTHPPGFKINPNYPYEDDLAKYGIDASQLSEEEYNKATAQLRNEVEKTISEFRKAYAQKQIDNEGYVKFLKSYGDYLIIEKPTASDNFFFMFEYQFGYMYGRYLMWNFAGRQNDVQGKYDNLDGNWISGIKALDSIHLGSQDNLPTDVLNNKGRNTYFFLPFILGLIGLMYHANRDLKSFYVLLALFLFTGIALKIYLNERPFEPRERDYALVGSFYVFAIWIGFGVYSLYETIQKYIAPKIAGPIIIAATFLAAPVLMASQNWDDHDRSGKYTAVAMAKAYLTSCDKNAILFTIGDNDTFPLWYAQEIEGVRTDVKIVNTSLFMTDWYIDQMKAKSYESDPLPISFTHAEYVGDKLDYVAHIPKIETRWNINDFISFIKNPKSTVGLQNGQTIHFYPTNKIRVTVDKDLIIKNKVVNPKYNDSIVPYMDIDIKGSALYKNRLMMLDILANNNWKRPIYFSGGAFDSEDYLWLKDYLQLDGMVYKLVPIKNTASKEGGPLDMGQIDADKMYDIVMKWDWGNSESNKIYHDPETRKNSITYRTNLSRLMNQLIAEGKIDKAKKVINLAMTKMPIDKFGYYSLVEPFAGGYYKVGETAKAHDLLNKLVQKYKEDLNYYATLSASDQTDLAIDIITDIERYRSLLEVMKNNNDITFYEKHKVTFNTYVNVFERFGREKE, from the coding sequence ATGGCACAATTCAATTTCAATAAATGGAATACAATTATTGGTTGGTTTGCATTTGCAATCGCTTTAATCACCTACACACTAACTGTTGAACCTACCATGAGCTTTTGGGATTGTGGCGAATATATCGCTACAGCAGCTAAACTAGAAGTTGGTCACCCACCCGGAGCTCCTTTATACCAAATGATGGGTGCGTTTTTTGCCATGTTTGCAACAGATAACCAACATGTAGCCTTAATGGTTAATATGATGTCTGTTTTCTCCAGTGCATTCACGATTCTATTTTTGTTTTGGTCTTCTTCTATGATCCTGAAAAAAATCATAGCCCGTTTTTCCGAAATTAATCAAAATAATTCAATTGTTATCCTAGGAAGCTCTTTTATCGGAGCCCTGGCTTTTACTTTTTCAGATAGCTTTTGGTTTAACGCTGTTGAAGCCGAAGTTTATGCAATGGCCTCTTTGTTAATTGCCTTACTTTTTTGGCTTGGCCTGCGTTGGGAACAAGACATGGACAAACCTAAGGGAAACAAATGGTTATTGGTTATCTCTCTTGTTATTGGTCTTTCTTTTGGAGTCCACTTCATGGCTTTATTAACCATTCCGTCAATAGGATTTCTATACTATTTTAAACATTACGAAAAAGTTACCATCAAGAACTTCTTAATTGCCAATGTTGTAGTTATTGGAGTATTGTTGTTTATTTTCAAATTACTCCTTCCGCTAACCATGGCGTTCTTCGGTAAAACCGAAATATTCATGGTAAACAGCATGGGACTTCCTTTTAACTCCGGAACCATTTTTGTTGCTTTACTTTTAATTGCTTTCTTTTATTTTGGGTTAAAATTCACCAAACAAAAAGGCCTGATTTTCTATAACACCATCATTCTTTGCATCTTGTTTATTTTAATAGGATTCTCAACCTGGATGATGTTACCGGTTCGTGCTAACGCAAATACGGTAATCAACGAAAACAAACCATCAGATGCCACTGAAGTTTTGGCATACTACAATCGTGAACAATACGGTGTAAATCCGTTGTTCTACGGACCACAATACACAGAAGTTTTTGCAGGTTTAGACGCTAAAACACCTTATTTAGACAAAAAACCGAACTACGAAAGAGATTATAAAACTGGTAAATACATCATTACCAACAACTATAAAAACGCAGAACAAAATACGGACGACAATCAAAAAACCATTCTGCCAAGAATGTGGAGTACCGAACCGGGACACATTGAGAATTATATTGGTTTCACACACCCTCCGGGCTTCAAGATAAACCCAAATTATCCTTACGAAGATGATTTGGCAAAATATGGCATAGACGCCAGTCAATTAAGCGAAGAGGAATACAACAAAGCCACTGCTCAATTGCGTAACGAAGTTGAAAAAACGATTTCTGAATTCAGAAAAGCATATGCTCAAAAACAAATTGACAACGAAGGTTATGTAAAATTCCTGAAAAGCTACGGCGATTACTTAATTATCGAGAAACCAACAGCTTCTGACAACTTCTTTTTTATGTTTGAATATCAATTCGGATATATGTACGGAAGATACCTGATGTGGAATTTTGCCGGACGCCAGAACGACGTTCAGGGGAAATACGACAATCTGGACGGAAACTGGATTAGCGGAATCAAAGCCCTTGACTCCATCCACCTTGGCTCTCAGGACAACTTACCTACAGATGTACTAAACAACAAAGGAAGAAATACATACTTCTTCCTGCCTTTCATCCTGGGACTTATCGGACTTATGTATCATGCGAATAGGGACCTTAAAAGCTTCTACGTTCTTTTGGCCTTATTCTTATTTACCGGAATCGCATTAAAAATTTACTTAAACGAGAGACCTTTTGAGCCTCGCGAAAGAGATTATGCGCTGGTAGGATCCTTCTATGTGTTTGCCATCTGGATTGGCTTTGGAGTCTATTCGTTGTACGAGACGATTCAGAAATACATAGCTCCAAAAATCGCCGGACCAATAATTATTGCTGCAACTTTCCTTGCTGCTCCTGTTTTAATGGCTTCTCAAAACTGGGATGATCATGACAGATCAGGTAAATATACTGCTGTAGCAATGGCAAAAGCTTATTTGACTTCCTGCGACAAGAACGCAATTTTATTTACAATTGGAGACAACGATACTTTCCCATTATGGTATGCTCAGGAAATCGAAGGCGTACGAACAGATGTAAAAATTGTCAATACAAGCCTTTTCATGACGGATTGGTACATTGATCAAATGAAAGCCAAATCGTATGAATCTGACCCACTACCAATCTCTTTTACACATGCTGAATATGTAGGTGATAAACTGGATTATGTGGCTCACATTCCAAAAATAGAAACGCGTTGGAACATTAATGACTTCATCAGCTTTATTAAAAATCCAAAATCAACTGTAGGTTTACAAAACGGGCAAACCATTCATTTTTACCCAACTAATAAAATCAGAGTTACCGTTGATAAAGACTTAATTATTAAAAACAAAGTCGTTAATCCAAAATACAATGATTCTATCGTTCCTTATATGGACATTGATATCAAAGGAAGCGCGTTATACAAAAATCGTTTGATGATGTTGGATATCCTGGCTAATAACAACTGGAAAAGACCAATCTACTTTAGTGGTGGTGCTTTTGACAGTGAAGATTACTTATGGCTAAAAGACTATTTACAATTAGACGGAATGGTTTATAAATTAGTTCCGATAAAAAATACTGCTTCAAAAGAAGGCGGACCATTAGACATGGGACAAATTGATGCTGACAAAATGTATGATATTGTAATGAAATGGGATTGGGGCAATAGCGAAAGCAACAAAATCTATCACGATCCTGAAACAAGAAAAAACAGCATCACATACCGCACAAACTTATCTCGTTTAATGAACCAATTGATCGCTGAAGGCAAAATTGACAAGGCAAAAAAAGTCATTAATTTAGCTATGACAAAAATGCCGATCGATAAATTTGGTTATTATTCGTTAGTTGAACCTTTTGCCGGTGGCTATTATAAAGTTGGCGAAACAGCAAAAGCACATGATTTGCTGAATAAGCTAGTACAGAAATACAAAGAAGATCTGAACTATTACGCCACATTAAGCGCTTCTGACCAAACGGACTTAGCTATTGATATTATCACTGATATCGAGCGTTACAGAAGCTTATTGGAGGTTATGAAAAACAACAACGACATCACTTTCTACGAGAAACATAAAGTAACTTTTAACACTTACGTAAATGTTTTCGAACGTTTTGGAAGAGAAAAAGAATAA
- a CDS encoding universal stress protein, producing MKRILVPTDFSEHAEDALKVAAQIAKKNNSEIIVLHMLELPHQMNDAITGGASIPETMLFMKKANQMLDEISNRPYLDGVSVTEIVKMDKPIHGITQVSKDHEIDLIIMGSHGSSGVEELLIGSNTEKVVRNSEIPVLVIKKDISNFNAANIVFASDFSEETKKPFEKFLNFTKFFDSTIHLVTICTPNSFRPTHVIQKAMNEFIAEFNMTNYSTNIYNDTNIEKGILNFSNTKNADIIAMCTHGRTGFAHFFNGSISEGLVNHAVRPVITFKI from the coding sequence ATGAAACGAATTTTAGTACCTACCGACTTCTCAGAACATGCAGAAGACGCTTTAAAAGTCGCTGCACAAATTGCCAAAAAAAACAATTCGGAAATCATTGTATTACACATGCTCGAGCTGCCGCATCAAATGAATGACGCAATTACAGGGGGCGCAAGCATTCCCGAAACCATGCTCTTCATGAAAAAAGCAAATCAAATGCTCGATGAAATCTCCAACAGACCCTACCTTGACGGAGTTAGTGTGACCGAAATTGTAAAAATGGACAAACCCATCCACGGCATCACACAAGTAAGCAAAGATCACGAAATAGACCTAATCATAATGGGGTCACACGGCTCTTCAGGTGTCGAAGAATTACTAATAGGATCCAACACCGAAAAAGTAGTACGCAATTCCGAAATCCCTGTTTTAGTCATCAAAAAAGACATTTCAAATTTTAATGCAGCAAACATTGTCTTTGCTTCTGATTTTTCTGAAGAAACCAAAAAACCTTTTGAAAAATTCTTAAATTTTACCAAATTCTTTGACTCAACCATCCATTTAGTTACCATTTGCACTCCAAACAGCTTCAGACCAACTCATGTTATTCAAAAAGCGATGAACGAGTTTATCGCCGAATTTAATATGACCAATTACTCCACAAATATCTACAACGATACCAATATCGAAAAAGGAATTTTAAACTTTTCGAACACCAAAAACGCAGATATTATTGCAATGTGCACACACGGAAGAACCGGATTTGCTCATTTTTTCAACGGAAGCATCAGCGAAGGACTAGTCAATCACGCCGTCAGACCCGTTATAACTTTCAAAATCTAA
- the rimP gene encoding ribosome assembly cofactor RimP, translated as MTFKEKVNTLISEALQEKPSIFLIDLSISDSFKVSVGLDGDNGVALQDCIDVSRAIENNLDREEQDFSLEVASVGVGSPLKMTRQYKKNIGRTLIVTTNNEKIEAELVEANDVFIILSWEAREPKKVGKGKETVQKEQQIPYTEIKEAIVTVTF; from the coding sequence ATGACATTTAAAGAAAAAGTAAACACATTAATTTCAGAAGCTCTTCAGGAAAAGCCATCAATCTTTTTGATTGATTTGTCTATTTCGGATTCTTTCAAGGTTAGTGTAGGTTTAGACGGGGATAATGGAGTAGCGTTGCAGGATTGTATTGATGTTAGTCGTGCAATCGAGAATAATCTGGATCGTGAAGAACAGGATTTTTCTCTTGAAGTAGCATCGGTTGGTGTTGGATCACCCTTGAAAATGACAAGACAATACAAGAAAAATATTGGTAGAACGTTGATTGTTACTACAAATAATGAAAAAATTGAGGCAGAATTAGTGGAAGCTAACGATGTTTTTATAATTTTGTCTTGGGAAGCAAGAGAACCGAAAAAAGTAGGAAAAGGAAAAGAAACAGTTCAAAAAGAGCAACAAATACCTTATACAGAAATTAAAGAGGCAATTGTTACAGTAACATTTTAA
- the nusA gene encoding transcription termination factor NusA — protein sequence MENLALIDSFSEFKDNKLIDRVTLMAILEDVFRNALKKKYGSDDNFDIIINPDKGDMEIWRRRVIVADEDLDFENEEITLTEARMIEADFEIGEEVSEEVKLIDLGRRAILALRQNLISKIHEHDNTNLYKQFKDIIGDIYTAEVHHVRPRVVILVDDEGNEIVLPKEKQIPSDFFRKGDNVRGIIESVELKGNKPQIIMSRTSEKFLEKLFEQEIPEVFDGLITVKNVVRIPGEKAKVAVDSYDDRIDPVGACVGMKGSRIHGIVRELGNENIDVINYTNNIQLFITRALSPAKVSSIKIDEENKRAEVFLKLEEVSKAIGRGGHNIKLAGQLTGYELDVIREGDVAGATADEDDVELTEFSDEIEGWVIEEFAKIGLDTAKSILKQEVEDLVRRTDLEEETILDVMKILKEEFDS from the coding sequence ATGGAAAATTTAGCATTAATCGATTCATTCTCAGAGTTTAAAGATAATAAACTTATTGATCGTGTAACGCTTATGGCAATTTTAGAGGACGTGTTTAGAAATGCATTAAAGAAAAAATACGGTTCTGATGATAACTTCGATATTATCATTAATCCTGACAAAGGAGATATGGAGATTTGGAGAAGAAGAGTAATCGTTGCTGATGAAGATCTGGACTTTGAGAACGAAGAAATTACCTTGACTGAAGCTAGAATGATCGAAGCGGATTTTGAAATTGGTGAAGAAGTTTCTGAAGAGGTTAAATTGATTGATTTAGGGAGAAGAGCTATTTTGGCTTTGCGTCAAAACTTGATCTCTAAAATTCACGAACACGATAATACAAATCTTTATAAGCAATTTAAAGATATTATTGGCGATATTTACACCGCAGAAGTACATCACGTACGTCCAAGAGTTGTAATCTTGGTAGATGATGAAGGAAATGAGATTGTACTTCCGAAGGAAAAACAAATTCCATCTGACTTTTTCCGTAAAGGAGATAATGTTCGTGGAATTATTGAAAGCGTTGAATTAAAAGGAAATAAGCCTCAAATTATCATGTCAAGAACTTCTGAAAAGTTCTTGGAGAAATTATTTGAACAAGAAATTCCGGAAGTATTCGACGGTTTGATTACAGTTAAGAATGTAGTTCGTATTCCTGGTGAAAAAGCAAAAGTAGCGGTAGATTCTTATGATGACAGAATCGATCCTGTTGGAGCTTGTGTTGGTATGAAAGGATCTCGTATTCACGGAATTGTTCGTGAGTTAGGAAACGAAAATATTGACGTAATCAACTATACAAACAATATTCAATTGTTTATTACAAGAGCATTAAGCCCTGCAAAAGTTTCTTCTATCAAAATTGATGAAGAAAACAAAAGAGCTGAAGTTTTCTTGAAATTAGAAGAAGTTTCTAAAGCTATCGGTAGAGGTGGTCATAATATAAAATTAGCGGGTCAGTTGACAGGTTACGAATTGGATGTAATTCGTGAAGGAGACGTTGCAGGTGCAACAGCAGATGAAGATGATGTTGAATTAACAGAATTTTCAGATGAAATCGAAGGCTGGGTAATTGAAGAATTTGCTAAAATAGGTTTAGATACTGCAAAAAGTATTTTGAAACAAGAAGTAGAAGATTTAGTAAGAAGAACAGATCTTGAAGAGGAAACTATTCTTGATGTTATGAAAATACTAAAAGAAGAGTTTGATAGCTAG
- the infB gene encoding translation initiation factor IF-2: protein MSEERVIRINKVLRELNISLERAVDYLKDKGIAIDANPNAKISDSEFNILQSQFAGDKGNKEASKEVGEEKRKEKEALRVEREKEIEDKRRQDEERQKQQEIIKARAVVTGPVQVGKIDLNPKKPEKPAIVSAPSEEPVKAEEPKVVVATPSQEEKPVQKEKEIVQPEPLVVAPPVVSENKVEKPIITEKKEVKEVKVEAPKVAQEPIISTDPSTAEETITTQYQKLSGTTLTGQTIDLSQFNKPKKKKEDPKITPNKPGAPGAGNNANKNKRKRIAPKPGTPGAPKPATGNAPGTPNPNKITPNTGGGGFNANRSARPGFVKGNRPAIVAKVEPTEEEVKNQIRETLEKLQGKGGKSKAAKYRRDKRETHRQKSDDEQRAIDEGSKTIKVTEFVTVGEIAIMMDVPITKVIGTCMSLGIMVTMNQRLDAETLTIVADEFGYEVEFITVDIEEAIEVVEDKEEDLVTRAPIVTVMGHVDHGKTSLLDYIRKENVIAGESGGITQHIGAYGVTLDNGQKIAFLDTPGHEAFTAMRARGAQVTDIAIIVVAADDDIMPQTKEAISHAQAAGVPIIFAINKIDKPNANVEKIKERLASMNLLVEDWGGKIQSHDISAKVGTGVKELLEKVLLEAEILDLKSNPNKAAQGTVVEAFLDKGKGYVSTILVQHGTLKVGDYMLAGKHHGKIKAMHDERGHIVLQAGPSTPVSVLGLDGAATAGDKFNVFEDEKEAKQIASKRSQLMREQSVRTQRHITLDEIGRRIALGQFKELNVILKGDVDGSVEALSDSFSKLSTEEIQINIIHKGVGAITETDVMLASASDAIIIGFNVRPAGNARQLADKEEIDIRYYSIIYAAIDDLKDAMEGMLAPEMKEEILGTAEIREIFKISKVGSIAGCMVMDGKIMRTSKIRVIREGVVVHTGELVALKRFKDDVREVSKGYDCGIQIKGYNDIEERDVIEAYHEVAIKKKLK from the coding sequence ATGTCTGAAGAGAGAGTAATAAGAATAAACAAGGTTTTAAGGGAATTAAATATTTCGTTAGAAAGAGCTGTTGATTATCTAAAAGATAAGGGAATTGCTATTGACGCAAATCCGAATGCAAAAATTTCTGATAGCGAATTTAATATCCTACAAAGCCAATTTGCGGGCGATAAGGGGAATAAGGAAGCTTCTAAAGAGGTAGGAGAAGAGAAGAGAAAAGAGAAAGAAGCATTACGTGTAGAGCGTGAGAAAGAAATTGAAGACAAACGCAGACAAGACGAAGAGCGTCAAAAACAACAAGAGATCATTAAAGCGAGAGCTGTTGTGACAGGACCTGTTCAAGTGGGTAAAATTGATTTGAATCCAAAAAAACCTGAGAAACCTGCAATTGTTTCTGCTCCTTCAGAGGAACCAGTGAAAGCTGAAGAACCTAAAGTTGTTGTTGCTACTCCATCTCAAGAGGAAAAACCTGTTCAGAAAGAAAAAGAAATAGTACAGCCTGAGCCATTAGTAGTGGCTCCTCCTGTAGTTTCTGAGAACAAAGTTGAAAAACCTATTATTACAGAGAAAAAAGAAGTGAAAGAAGTGAAAGTGGAAGCTCCGAAAGTAGCTCAGGAACCGATTATATCAACGGATCCTTCAACTGCAGAAGAGACAATCACTACTCAATATCAAAAGTTATCAGGAACGACACTTACAGGTCAGACAATTGATTTATCTCAATTTAACAAACCTAAGAAGAAGAAAGAAGATCCGAAAATAACGCCTAATAAACCGGGAGCTCCGGGTGCAGGAAATAACGCTAACAAAAATAAGCGTAAAAGAATTGCACCTAAGCCAGGTACACCGGGAGCACCAAAACCTGCAACAGGTAATGCACCAGGAACACCAAATCCTAATAAAATTACACCAAATACTGGTGGAGGAGGTTTTAATGCTAACAGAAGTGCTAGACCTGGTTTCGTAAAAGGAAACCGTCCTGCAATTGTAGCTAAAGTAGAGCCTACTGAAGAGGAAGTAAAAAACCAAATTAGAGAGACTCTTGAAAAACTTCAAGGGAAAGGTGGAAAATCGAAAGCTGCTAAATACAGAAGAGATAAAAGAGAAACGCACCGTCAGAAATCTGATGATGAGCAAAGAGCTATCGACGAAGGAAGTAAAACGATTAAAGTTACAGAATTCGTTACAGTAGGTGAAATTGCAATCATGATGGATGTGCCGATTACCAAAGTAATTGGAACTTGTATGTCACTTGGAATCATGGTTACCATGAACCAACGTTTGGATGCTGAAACATTAACTATTGTGGCTGATGAATTCGGTTACGAAGTTGAGTTTATCACAGTTGATATCGAAGAGGCTATAGAAGTTGTTGAAGATAAAGAAGAAGATTTAGTTACAAGAGCGCCGATTGTTACAGTAATGGGTCACGTCGATCACGGTAAAACCTCTTTACTGGATTATATCCGTAAAGAAAATGTTATCGCTGGTGAGTCGGGAGGTATTACACAGCACATTGGAGCTTATGGAGTAACTCTTGATAATGGTCAGAAAATCGCATTCTTAGATACACCGGGTCACGAGGCGTTTACCGCGATGCGTGCACGTGGAGCTCAAGTTACCGATATCGCGATTATCGTAGTGGCGGCAGATGATGATATCATGCCACAAACAAAAGAAGCAATTTCTCACGCACAAGCTGCGGGAGTACCAATTATATTTGCAATCAATAAAATTGATAAACCAAATGCGAACGTTGAGAAGATCAAGGAACGTTTGGCTAGTATGAATTTACTTGTTGAAGACTGGGGTGGAAAAATTCAATCACATGATATTTCTGCAAAAGTAGGAACAGGAGTAAAAGAACTATTAGAAAAAGTTTTATTAGAAGCAGAAATTTTAGATTTAAAATCTAATCCTAACAAAGCAGCGCAGGGAACTGTAGTAGAAGCTTTCTTAGATAAAGGAAAAGGATACGTTTCTACCATTTTAGTTCAACACGGAACTTTAAAAGTAGGAGATTATATGTTGGCTGGTAAACACCACGGTAAGATTAAAGCAATGCATGATGAAAGAGGACATATTGTTTTACAAGCAGGTCCTTCAACTCCGGTTTCTGTTTTAGGTTTAGATGGTGCGGCTACTGCCGGTGATAAATTCAACGTTTTTGAAGACGAAAAAGAAGCAAAACAAATTGCCTCTAAACGTTCTCAATTAATGCGTGAACAATCGGTACGTACACAACGTCATATTACTCTTGATGAGATTGGTCGTCGTATTGCTCTTGGTCAGTTTAAAGAATTGAACGTAATCCTTAAAGGAGACGTTGATGGATCTGTTGAAGCATTATCAGATTCGTTCTCTAAACTTTCTACAGAAGAAATTCAAATTAACATTATTCATAAAGGTGTTGGAGCAATTACAGAGACTGACGTTATGTTGGCTTCTGCTTCTGATGCGATCATTATTGGATTTAACGTTCGTCCTGCTGGAAATGCGAGACAACTTGCAGATAAAGAAGAAATCGATATCCGTTACTACTCTATTATCTACGCTGCTATCGATGACTTGAAAGATGCGATGGAAGGAATGTTAGCTCCTGAGATGAAAGAAGAGATTTTAGGAACTGCAGAAATCCGTGAGATTTTCAAAATTTCTAAAGTTGGTTCTATTGCAGGATGTATGGTGATGGATGGTAAGATCATGAGAACTTCTAAAATTAGAGTTATCAGAGAAGGTGTAGTAGTGCATACAGGTGAACTTGTAGCATTGAAACGTTTCAAAGATGATGTAAGAGAAGTTTCTAAAGGTTACGATTGTGGTATCCAGATTAAAGGATACAATGATATCGAAGAAAGAGATGTTATTGAAGCTTACCATGAGGTAGCAATCAAAAAGAAATTGAAATAA
- a CDS encoding DUF4920 domain-containing protein: MKPLLYSVLLSLCLSSLCFSQEAVEKKAPPAGNALVGDYYGANVSKVSEGKAISVEKLESGLKNTKKVENVAVKGLVTDVCEKRGCWLTIKTEDGSPFFVKMKEYAFFVPTSLKGKNVVLEGVAEKKITSVEELKHYAKDAKKAQSEIDAITAPKEEIRFLADGIRVVN; this comes from the coding sequence ATGAAACCATTACTATATTCAGTACTACTTTCTTTGTGTCTTTCCAGCTTGTGCTTTTCGCAGGAAGCTGTAGAAAAAAAAGCTCCACCGGCAGGCAATGCTTTAGTTGGGGATTATTATGGAGCTAATGTTTCTAAAGTGTCTGAGGGCAAAGCTATCTCGGTTGAGAAACTCGAAAGCGGATTAAAGAATACGAAAAAGGTTGAAAATGTTGCTGTGAAAGGGTTGGTGACTGATGTCTGCGAAAAAAGAGGATGTTGGTTGACCATTAAAACAGAAGACGGCTCTCCCTTTTTTGTAAAAATGAAAGAGTATGCTTTTTTTGTGCCAACCAGTCTGAAAGGTAAAAATGTTGTTTTAGAAGGTGTTGCTGAGAAGAAAATAACCTCGGTGGAAGAACTGAAACATTATGCAAAAGATGCTAAAAAAGCACAATCGGAAATAGATGCTATTACGGCTCCAAAAGAGGAAATTCGTTTTTTGGCTGATGGAATTAGGGTAGTCAACTAA